The Falco biarmicus isolate bFalBia1 chromosome 7, bFalBia1.pri, whole genome shotgun sequence genome contains the following window.
CTGGTATTGCTGACAGAATGCAGAAGGAAATCACGGCCCTGGCACCCAGCACCATGAAGATAAAGATTATCGCCCCACCGGAGCGTAAATACTCTGTCTGGATTGGTGGCTCCATCCTGGCATCTCTCTCCACCTTCCAGCAGATGTGGATCAGCAAGCAGGAGTATGATGAGTCTGGCCCTTCCATTGTCCATCGCAAGTGCTTCTAAGAGGGACTGCTGGCAGTCACCTGAGGGCTGTCCTTGCCAGGATGCGTGCTGGGGCACCCTCCTCCTTCCACGTTGGACCAGGATTGTTTGACTGTTActtatttcatgttttaacTAATATGTTGAGGTACTGAGTAGTGACATGTGCATTTTAATGGCCTGTTAGGCTGTAGTTCTTTGGCTGGCTAGCTGCTCCTCCTCATGGCGCTCTGGGGCTTGAAAATAGATGGAGGGTTGTTCACTTCTCTGATGTAACACTGGTAGGATGACACTAAAGTTAGACTTGTCACCTTTAGATTTGTCACAACTGACTCCTTtgtaggaaaacaaataaacttCTTAAGCTTAAAAAACTGTAAGAGGttatcttgctttctttcagcaTGGGCTCTCTATCTTCTTGCTACAAGGAATTATTGTGCAGTACATGATTTTGGTGCAAACATAGCTTGTAGCTGCCTGCTGCTTAatacttggaaaacaaaactgggGGGAAATGCTATACAAATCATGTAATGGCACCTTTTAAAGCTGCCCTGTGCAGTGCAGACCATGTTAAGAACTGTTAGGAAGGAAAGCTTGACTGGTATGTGACTCTTGCAGCCTTTCTGTACTTTAATGGTAACTTGGCTTTTTTTAGAACACGAGCAGCTCTTGTCAGAAAAACTTGGTGCCTTGGCACAAAGATTGGTGACTGGAGGAGTAGTGGCCTCTCCTTTTTTGGGAGAGAGTGATAAGATGAAGCAGCAGATGGTGATGAACTTGCTCAGCTGGGGAAGCCCCTACTTCAGGGGCTGTCTGCAGGCTGTCCCCCTTCTGTGGGGAAGGGTGGCCACTCCTTAAGTATTGTTAATTGAAAAGTAGCTGGGGCTCTTGAGGGAAGCATTTGGTTATGTCTCCATGGGCTTCTGACCCCTCAGCTCCTACTGCTGAGGCTTGTCCTTCCGTCCCCCACGTCTGCCGTAGCTGTGACACAGCCCGCTTCCCTGCCCGAGGGCCCAGCACCAAGCCCTGCTCccggcgccggccccgccggcaCTGGTGCCCTCCGGGCGCGCTCCGGCTTGTAAACCCCCAGCTGGCCGCCTATTGGCTCGTTCCCGTTCGTCGTAGTAAGCCCAGCCAATCGGCACCATCCCCACCTCGGAACCGCCTGGCGTTACATATAGCCTTCCCTGGCGGACTCCGTTTCCCAGGGTGCACCGCGCAGCCGAAGAGAACTTCCGCTTCCGGTGCGCCCTGGGGACGCGGTCGAGGGGAGGAagggctggcggggggggggggggctgtgcggCTGGAGGGGGGCCTGGTACTGCTGGGGTACCTCGCTAAGCGGCCGTGGGCGCCTTACCCCGCATCTGTCCTCTGCTCCGCCGTCTCCGTGCCGGGAAACGGGGCCTTCCGGGGTTGGAGAGGGGCCTGGGGTGCGCCTGCTAGGCAGGCCGGGCCTTGCCCTTAGCTTCTCTTTCTCGGCTGGGTGTTGAGGGTAGCAGAGGCCTTTCCGCCATCCCTGCAGCTTCAGATATGGCTTAAGACAGAGGTAGGAACCTAAAAAGCATGGCTGTGTGTTGGTCAGGCCTCCTGTGTGCTGGCCTGTGAATTTATAATGTCTTTGGTTAATGGAGGGTCTcactttggtttgttttcctcccttccccgaGGAGACCTTCGTGGATCTTCCCGACAGAGCTTTGTGGGGCTTAGGTTGGCCTGTGACTCAGCCAGCGAGAAGCTGGAATGTCCCTGCCGGAGTGGCACATCGCGGTGAAGCTGGCAGATCAGCCGCTGGCTCCCAAATCCATCTTACATTTGCCGGAGACAGAGCTGGGAGAATGCCCACTTGGTGGGTGCAGCATCTCGTACCTCAAGCAGCTCATCACCGGCAAGCTGCAGGAATCGGTCCCAGACCCTGAGCTCATCGGTAGGTGCTTGTGTGTGTCATGTCAGAGCCCTCCCACCTGGGGCCACcctcttcttctcttttctgcGGCTGCAACACGAATGCCCTGTTACTGGTGTTGGGCTGGTGGGAAGACTTGGTGCAACCGGGGAGCATGGCCAGGGGCTCAAAGTGTGGTCGTAGTACCTTGTGATTTGCATAGTTTGTTCTGTGTGTGCTTGAGATCACAGTGCTTCTGTGGTGTTGGTGCCCTTGCTAAGAAATCTTTTGACTTGCTACCACCAGTGTGTCCTTGTGAGAACTCTAATGAGAGCTGTCAGAGAGGTCAGCTCTTCTAAAGGAGGTGGCAAAGTCACGTTCTGTGAATCTCAGCTCCATAACTCCCCTGTGTTATGGAGTCCCTGTGTGGCTGGCAGATGAAGTAGCTACACATGTGGAGCAATCACCCCCAGGCAGTCCTCACTTAAAGACCCAAGGCCCTTTCTGAGTGTGCCAGAGGTGTTTATCTTTAGATGATTCTCTCTCCTAGATCTCATCTATTGTGGCCGTAAGCTGAGGGATGACCAGACGCTGGATTTTTATGGCATTCAGCCTGGCTCCACTGTTCATGTCCTGCGCAAATCCTGGCCTGAGCCTGATCAGAAACCAGGTGAGGAGAGGACTGTGGGTTCCTGCTTAGATTGCCTTGGGATGTGTTTGGTGTAGGTTCCTTGCGACTGAGGAACAGCTTCTCTTGTGATTTGTTTCTGGGAGGCTGACATGGGTTTTTCAGGAGGAATTGATCGATATGTTTGTGGAGGAACCCTCCACCTCTAAGAGGAGCAAATGGGTGTTATGTTTTCTTGCTGATGAGAGCATTAAGGAATGAACTATTTAATACAGAGAGTGAATATCCTTTCCTTAATTGACTGTAATCGATTTTAGGGTGTTGCCAGAGAATAGACAACAACAAAGCGACTGGTTACTCAGCTTGAGGGATGAGCAGGCTTGCGTGTGTTCCTAGTCTGCCTGTTAGAGTTAATTACTTCAGTACAGCTCCTTTTTACATGTaggagaatatattttttcatgtatctGGAAACTGAAAGTTCTGTTCTTTGTTATGCTGCGGTAACTGTACTGAGACATTTGCAATCATTAGTCTGTGCCCTTCCTCTTTGGGCTAGCTGACTCCAGGGGCATTAAAGAATCACCACTGCGATTGCAGTGTGGAAGCCCCAGTGGCATGTAAAATGGCTAGTAAAGCTGACAGAGAGaactgtgttttgttctgttgttttttctccctcagaGCCTGTGGATAAGGTGGCAGCAGTACGGGAATTCCGGGTCCTTCAcactgccctgcacagcagtcCTGCCTACAGAGATGCAGTGAGTGGGGCTTCATACTGTGCTGTCTGGGTGTCTTTTGTCTGTCCCCTCTCTGTGAAGAGAGTCCCGTGGCGGAGCCTGGTTGTGCAACATTGCTGATCTGCTCTGATTTCTCTGGCAGGTCTTTAAAATGCTGGGGAACAAGGAGTCGCTGGATCAGATCATTGTAGCCACTCCTGGCCTGAGCAGCGACCCTGTTGCTTTAGGTGAGTCCAGATGTGATCCAGAGGATCTGAGGAAAGCCAAATAAAGATAGTCTGTGTTTAACTCCTGACATGGGGAAGGGAGAGTTCCCCTTCTCTGGAGAAAGTGGGTTGCTTTGTGGAGCATGAGTGTCAGTGCCTGCTCAGGTGTCAGTGTTGTGCTCCATTGGTGATGTCTGGGGACGGGTGCTGGCTTCAAAAGGATTAGGGAACATGGAGCCCAAAGGAGAGCAGTGGAGATGGGTGCTTTCTCCCAGCTGCAAAGTGTTACAAAAATGTTCATTACATCTCACTTGTTCTGACATGGTTACTAGGCTTGTTGGCACGTTGCTCTGAGACAGGTGGAATACAAGATGTGGTCACAACCTGGCTTGATTTGATCCTGCCCTTAAGGTGGAGCTGTCTGTGCTGGTGCCCAGCCTATGGGATCTGCTGGGAAAGCCCCATCCCCTGGGTGGGTGGCTGTGATGGAGAGTCTCTCCAGGAAGATGTAAAAGGCTTCAGAGAGAACAATAATGagtatttattgtatttgcTAGTGACTCAGTTCCTGaaaaacaattaattattttggtttttcccATGACTCTTGTTTGAATGGCTCCTGTTTCTTGTATCCTGTCTTGTCATGTTTCCTGGTCCCTCTCAGGAGTCCTACAGGACAAGGatctcttttcagtttttgcAGACCCCAACATGCTGGACACGTAAGTTCACATGAGCTGGTGGAGTGACTAAGCAATGCTTTTGTTGCACTGTTGTATAGACTGCTTCCCTCTGGGTGGGAGAattctgctcctgcctgccagtACAGATACACCAGGCCAGAGATCCAGGTTAGGACTtgtcttcctcagcagcaggaaggagggagctGATACTTTGATACACATCTGCCTCCACTGTTGGATTAAACTGAAGGATATTTAGTGGGAGGCAGGGCCATCATCGTCTCCAGATCATGGATTCAAATCTGGATCTGGTTGCTCACAGCAGAGAGTTGCTCCCATGAGGGCACGTGGGAAATCTGTACCATGGGAGGGTCAACGTGGGGTCAAGAAGGAGCCCCAGCTTCTTCAGCTGCATGGAACGATGTGGGGAGGTGTTTGTTGCTGGACAGCAAAAGGCAGTGGTGTTGGTGCAGCCAGTGGTGATGGCTGTGCCATTAAGTTCTTTGCCAGTATTGAGCTGCTGATTTCTTAGGTTCCATGTGTGCATGATTTGTTCTTCCATGCTTTCTCTCCAGGCTAATCCCAGCTCACCCTGCACTTGTGAATGCCATTGTCCTTGTTCTACACTCggtggctggcagcacccccctcccagctccagaGACATCTTCCCGAGGCATGTCCTCTGGCTCCTACCGGGACATGCCAGGTACGTTCAGCCATACGGTTGAGTGAGGAACCTGCAGAAACGATGTTCTGCGGGATTTGCAGATAAATGTGTGCAGTACTGACACGGTCATCCCATCCCCAGGCTGAGAGTAAAAGAGGTTTGGGTTCCTGAGCTAGAAACATGCACTGTGGCTTGATAAGTTTTGCACTGTGTGAGGCTCACCTGAGGCACTTTGGCCTCAGGGCCTCCCATCCAGGTGTGTTGGTAGCTGTGCTGTGGCCTCTGCTTTGTGCAAATGGTGGGCCTGACCTGCTGCACGTGAACTGGTTGGTGCTGAGGCTTCTGTCCTAACCAGTGCGTtagctggggctgagcctggcGGCATGGCCAAGGGCTCCCCAGGATTCTCCTCTGGTGCATCATTCCTGCCAGCACCCAGTTTTCTCCATCTGTTGGTTCTCCTCTCTGTTGCAGGTGGCTTTCTGTTTGAGGGTCTCTCTGATGATGAAGATGACTTTCACCAGGTAAGTGGCCATGTTGGGTGGAACAGCTGTTTTGGACTTGCAATATGGGTTTAACTCGTAGCCCTTAAAGACTCCAcaggttttctcttttcctgtctcGTGAACACCATGAGCTGCTCTGGCTTCCAGGGGTATTGTGGAGACAGATGTTGATTGTGGCGTGCGCAGATGTTGTTTGTGTTCagattttcttcagtgctgAAGTAGGGTCACAACAGAAGAATGCAGAAGCCCAACTTGAAGCAGCACTTGTCCTCAGAGTAAATACCTTCATAGCCAAACTGATGCAGAAATAGTTGTGCACAGATGAGCATGGCCAAGCAGCATGGGAGTGTTGGTCTCTGCTCTTATTCTGCAATAGGAAGTTTTCCTGTCCAAAGGACAACGAATTTTGTAAGAGAAATGGCGTGTTTAGACAGGAAAAGTGCCTGTCAACAGCTAGTTGTTTTGTTACGGGCTaataatgctttgtttttaagCTGATGGATGATACATTAAAAAGTTTACTGCCAGATTCTGCAGCTTTGTAATAGCTGAGTTTGTGCAAAAAGCACATCCTactgtcatatttttttaaaaaaaagttctgcacTTGTAAGTTTCCAGTAGTGTAGGAATGGGATCCCTCGGAATGAGCACGAGACAGATTTTACTGGGACATGGACACCGACGTCAGaggtgggttgttttggttttttttcctcctccatgcAGAGCACAAGGTCTACGCCATCCAGCAGCACTTCTGGCTCCCGCCCAGCTTCCCTTGGCTacgctggggctgctgggcccCGGCCGATCACCCAGAGCGAGCTGGCGACTGCGCTGGCACTGGCAAGCACCCCAGAGAGCAGctcccacacacccacccctgGCACCCAGGTACagtggcagcacagcagctagGGAGTTCTTCCTGGGCCATAAAACCAGCGCCTGACTGAGCACAAGCCCTGCTTGGGTCTGGGACCCCTcgctgctttattttcttatggCTGAGTTCTCTTTCATATGGGCTCAAGGAGGCATGATGCAGCAGGCATtgctctgtgctggctctggTTTCTGTGACAAGTGTTCCTCTGATCTGTGTACAACTTACTTTCTCCTAGGGTCACTCCTCTGGAACCTCCCCAATGTCATCCAGTGTCCAGTCAGGAACACCCATCACCAACGACCTCTTCAGCCAGGCCTTACAGCATGCCCTTCAGGCCTCGGggcagcccagcctgcaggTCAGTGTCACAGCCTTTTCTTTCGGGAGCCCATATTTCACTGAGCGTTGCAGGGTGGAGGTGGTTCTTCCAGCTGCCCCTTGGGACAGGGCACTGAGCTGAAAGGGACATTGCCGGAGAAGTGCTTCTTGCAGGAGGTGTGATAGACTGGTGCAAAAGTACCAAGTGAAAGTGGGACGGTGGGCTGGTGGATTTGGGGAGTTTGCAGCAAGACTCTGAGCTTTCGAGATCTGCTTGCACACTTAGCATTGCAGTCGTGAGCTAGAGAGAGGTGGGAGAATGTAGTGTGTAAGAGCGGGCTGTGGAGAAAGCTGGTTTGTTTCTGCTTGGACTCTTGCACCTACCCTTAGCTTCTTTTGTCTCCTGTCTGTAGAGCCAGTGGCAACCACAGCTTCAGCAGCTGCGAGACATGGGCATACATGATGATGAGCTAAGTCTCCGAGCCCTGCAGGCCACTGGAGGGGACATTCAGGCTGCCCTGGAGCTCATCTTTGCTGGTGGTGCTCCCTAGCTTTTTGGGCCGGAGAGGCTGGACTGGTGAGTTGCACTGTGGCAGCTGTGACATTCCTTGGTCTGGGACTTGGCCCTGTAACTCCTCTCTGCAGTGGGGTTCCTTTCTCCAGCATGGAGGAGTTGGGATGCCTGCTCCTTTCCTTGCAGGTGGGCAGTGCACTTCTGTTTGAGAGCACTGACCATGCTGAgggcagctcctccagctccagctacctctctccagcctcctcctcctgaccTCAGAATTTgtccagcacagagcagcatgtGGCTCTGTGTGTTGGAGAGATGTGGCACCTATGGTTCTGTGGTCTTAGATCTGTCAACACATTCTCCTGCCTGTTTTGTTCCTGCCCACCTGACGTGCCTCTGTCTATCTTGGTTTgctgttgaggtccctctgtGTTTAACTGTATTAAATGGACTGTATTCACTTGCCTGTTGTTTGGGTTGTGGTCTGTCCCGGATTGTGTTCCAGATCTGCGAGGCAGCGTGCTCATCGCCTGAAGGAGGCTGGAGAAAATGCTTTGCCTGTTGTAGGACTGTTATTTCAGCAGAGGGCACTCCTCTCGGAGAGCAAAGCTTTATCTCTTAGGAGAGCGGTGTTTGGGGTGTAGCTGACCTGCACAGCCATCCTGCCATGAGTTAGTCCATTACTAAAAGAACTATTTGTGCTGCAGATATCTCCAAGAAGGTGCTGCAGAGAAGCATCATGTCTCCTTCTCAGCAGaaacctgttttttctcagttgtTGGGTGAGGCTGGTAGAGTCCTGCAAGCTGACAAGAGC
Protein-coding sequences here:
- the UBL7 gene encoding ubiquitin-like protein 7; this translates as MSLPEWHIAVKLADQPLAPKSILHLPETELGECPLGGCSISYLKQLITGKLQESVPDPELIDLIYCGRKLRDDQTLDFYGIQPGSTVHVLRKSWPEPDQKPEPVDKVAAVREFRVLHTALHSSPAYRDAVFKMLGNKESLDQIIVATPGLSSDPVALGVLQDKDLFSVFADPNMLDTLIPAHPALVNAIVLVLHSVAGSTPLPAPETSSRGMSSGSYRDMPGGFLFEGLSDDEDDFHQSTRSTPSSSTSGSRPASLGYAGAAGPRPITQSELATALALASTPESSSHTPTPGTQGHSSGTSPMSSSVQSGTPITNDLFSQALQHALQASGQPSLQSQWQPQLQQLRDMGIHDDELSLRALQATGGDIQAALELIFAGGAP